Part of the Pomacea canaliculata isolate SZHN2017 linkage group LG11, ASM307304v1, whole genome shotgun sequence genome is shown below.
aaatatttaaaatgtaaatgaattaaGAATGAGATTGGTGTAAAACAAGGGCTATATTCAATTCAATGCATGCATTTTAACTTTACAGTAAATCCTTTCCAACAATAACATTTTCATGTAGGGCAGATTTACTAAGCAGCAGATATATGTAACATGCATCAAATCATTGCAGtctgacataaaaaatattttcccatttaATGAACTCTGTCTGCAACGCGATATGCAGTTAGCAGCCTGTAGTATTAAAGCTATATATTCATTCACGGTGAGAATTAATATTCATCTGCCGACAGGTACCTTCTCACACATGCTTACTCTGTTACAAATAAATCAATTATGATTtgaataactttcatttttattactattatgtAGACTTTGGACATTCTCATAAACTTTTagttttttctgtatgtccaaAACAATTGCACAAGTTTCTCCATCTTAAAGCTGAAATATCACATTATTAAAAGCGTCAACAAAAgcttttaatgataataaaaacaacaacaacagatagCTATACAAGTAAAAATATCACTTTTTCTGAGAATTGCAGTAATTTAAGACAACAATATGGACATTTGCTGCGGTTTAATCGGTTGGTTGTCCATCAATTTCATCTGTTAAAAGACAAATGTTATGATGGAGTAATAATAAAGGTTGTGTGCACATTTGTCTTCTGATTAACATGATGTATTAAATAGTTTTCACATTTAATTATTCCCTTTGATGTCTTATTTTCcgaaattttatatttgtaatgctCTATTACTATTGACATTTTAGATGAAAACTATAATACATATATCAAACAATTTGATTTTTTATCGAAACGGGAAAATTTAGATACCTACTTCACTTTTTCTACACTTGaatctgtttatttctgtaCTGCACATATTTTGTGTATAGTCCTATTTGAAAGTGATACATTTTTAATGCGTCCTTACATTGTTGACACAAACTGGATTCAAATGATAACAAGTTCCTTAAACATGCTTATCTGAGTGTGTGAACACATAAAACTTTGCGTTAAAACTATCATAAAACTATGTTTGTAATGGTTCTGATCGAGTCTTCTATAGCTCCATTCAGCAGTGACAAATCACAAGAACCTGCAAAATATATCAAGTAAGAACTGGTGTCATCTGGCGACACACTTGCTAAAAAGACAACTATAGGATTGTCCAAAGTCTGTGTAGGTAAATGTTATGCTCAGATATCTGACCTTCGTATTTCCTgaacacaaaatgtattttttaatctgttaaCCATGGCTTTTGCAGTTCTGatttaaataacagaaaagataGCAGTAATGGTCTGTATGAAGAAAGGTAAAGGTAAGGACAAGGGGAATAACAAGTTAGGTTTAGTTTGCAGATACTGACATTCTAAATACttttcatgaaacaatttaGCTCGAGCAGTTTACTTAAAATCATACCTGCGTGTTTGCTGTTGGAGGTTTCTTTCgcacaatattttaaagaaaaatacggggggggggggagtgagGGATTGGTTAAACTAACCCTCTCTCGTGCCGTaggaaatattgtttaaaagCAACGAAATTATCTCTCGTCTGTTTTTCTTCACAGCTAAATTCTTATTCCCTGTAGACTGGTTTCACGCAAGCGTTCTAAAGACAATCAAAATAACTGCTTGCCAAGGGTGTTTtgctaaaagtaaacaaaaatggtCGCCTAGCCCTGCTGTAGCTGTGAAGACGAGACtgcaaataattgttttacGACCCGAAATATTCACCTAAAGCGGTTTAGAACATCAGCATCTATTATTTAGCAAGCACAATTTCCCTTTCGCTTGCCCTTTTATTTCGGGATTTTTAATGCCATGACTAAAAATTTAGTACACTACGTATCCAAGGTTTGTTAAGAAAGACTTCTGTACTAAGGAACACCTCTTAAAGTCCTGTACATAGATGGCACTGGTCTCATTCAGTGGGATGTACAAAGCTTAAATGTCGTTAgtaggaatttttttattcacaccaaatgaaacatttttatcatctgaTTTAATAATGCATTGTGTGACGGTCTGCTAAGATGCAACTgtattcaaaaatgttttaagtcaTCATTAAACAATGATTAAAATACTAAGCTAATAGCACTTTACAACCAGACAAAATATGAGATTCTCTGTAGTTCATACAAGTGAACATTGTGAATTTAATGGCAAAACCTTATGATCAGTTTGGTCTAATGGATTTACTCACCAGCAATGTAAACGTGTTGTACGACTTCTTTGATTTTGGTCAGGGTATTACGAAAGTAATTTGGGGGAAAAGTGTAATATTACAGACTACATCTTAAGGACCAAGTTTTTCTGCTATTTTAGTAacattgttgattttatttttttgcatactgacaatgttaatgattttttaacTTATCTGTTGGTAAAATCTTAACTCTTTTTGCATCAAAGATATCATTCAGATAACATAACCAAAGAGTAGAAAATTAGTCCTGAATCACAAAATCgctaaaatcaaataaaataaatcatattgtttagaaaattttttagcctgaatatttttcctttattgtctttgtgttgtgattGAAATGCTTTGTACACTCAAACTATCAAAGTTAAAATGAGATATTTTGTATGTGATCAAGAGATTTCAGTCATTAAATCTTTTCAACTTAACCATATAATAACAATCCACAGGTCATACTTGAATGAGCTTCACTTAATTTTCTGTTAAGACAGTTCGCGAGGACTAGAATCGTCATTCTCAGGGGTGATAATCAAGAGCTGTGATGTACATCGAGACATGTTGTGAAGTGGTACAGAAAGGTCATTGCTCCCAAGACACACgatgacttttctctccagtcCTTGAACACGACGTCCATCAGCCACCCACACTACGTCACTGCGGGCcatggccacgtcctcgatgtcatcgtCCTTCATCACCCGGACAGGGATACCCGCTCCCTCCAGTCCCTCCAACATACCCGCGTTGTCACTAGCAGTTTCCCAGCATAGCACCAAAACCTCTCTCCACTGAAGACAGGGTGGAGTTGCACTGGTGCTGTTGGCGCAAGAAGACGATGCGCAGTTTCCTGTCAAGAACAGAgataatttgtaaattaaatttcaattttaaatatatatgaatataatttataaaatattccaattattttcatgtttgaatATATACACCGTCATCATTGAGTTAATATTCAGGACACTTACTATTATGATTTACTAGGTTATTGACTTAGTAgagtttgtttatctgtttgttgtttatgttcatGCGGCATGTTAATATACGATACCCACATACCGCATTGCCAACACGAAGACCTTGTAGAaactggccacctcacgaccgcacgtgacacagtcgcCTAACCAAGAAGATGAGTGATGGGCACCTTGGTGATAGAGTCGTCTGACTGGAGGGCCATCTGTGTGATCAGGCACACCACGCTCGCTGTATTTACTGACATTATTTTCTGCTGTAATTTCCCTGGATTTTTTAATCTCCCGGACGACAGCTGGAGGAGAGCGGAGAGGTCTGGTTAATTTTTCTTCTGGCCAGCCGACAGGAACGTGTCCATCATAACAATTAGCCGCCCAGAGATGAAGACGTGGAACTTGTTTCAGCAGGTCGTCACAGAAAGTCTGTAAGCGTGTCGCTGACCTGTGATGTAGATATATACACGACTGTTGCAAAATCCAGAGATACATATTCTACGCTGCGTCCCTTAACTACCTATCTTCAATTTCAATTTGAGACTAGTTATACTTGATAACCCCAAAAGAcagtgtaataaaaaaaaatatctaaaatacaGCAGATTGAACACAatgtaacatttgtttgtctACTTATGAGCTACAGCGGTAAAACTGTTTTCCACTaccacattatttttcatttctgaatTGCTATTGATTGTCTATGTCTTATGTTATTGAGAGAAAATAAGGTTTTTCAgtctattttattataataaacagaTGACCTGCAACAAAACGTACATATGGCCACGAACCACCTCGTCTGCGATGACGTACACTTTCCCACCAATCGCCTTCTGTGACAGCTCGGCCACAGCCCTGGTAACGTCTTTCTCGTCTTCAAAATggtactgcaggaggtgaggttTGCCGGGGGTCTCATGCATGTTCATAATCCTCTGCAGCAGTTGATgcaacatgctgcacgctgcacgactcctccaccacgtactgacaacgtagacgtggtgaccccatcgcagccactctatggccatcagcagcagcaccacagttttacctgtaccaggCGGTCCGGTCATAAACAATCTTGGATGTGCCATGTTAAGCAGGtcaacttgctccgggaagagtgttattagagcagtatagcactctcctgtacACCATACTGCTTGATCCatggtcttgacactcacacgtggaggagatgtgcatggcacagtcactgtagtcgccggaccgcagaacctggTGTAGTGAAAGTAGAGACGCGTTAATGAGAGATATGGGCAAGATATTCCTATGTacacctacaacatcacacacacaccggtgACAGTTCATGTGGGATTGAGCAGTCCACAGTTCCTGATCAAAAGTACATATTTGTTAACTTAATGTCACAATAATCCCACAGAGCAACAAGCCATAATTAAAGATATTGTTTTATACTTACACAAATTGAAAGCAAAGCTTGTTTCGTTCAGTTTTCAGATTCCATCGAGGTTAGCTAATTTAAGAACACACTATTATAAACCCTAGGAAAAATGCCTGCACATAATACCAACCTCGCCACCAATATCTTGTATAGGTCAAGGgtcatttctttttcaggtccagccccagccacacgtcgctgccaccagagTCCGAATtcactcagcacgtgactactgacgtcccacggggtcttggggtcagacagctgatcacagcacagacacagaccagtgATGTCGGCGGGGTCGGTTGTTGTTCcaagacaccgacacaggtcctgtaagaAAGCAGTATCATCAACCGAAACGGACGTTGAATACTAGAAACAATAGGAAAACTCGCGAAATAAATGCATATGATGAATATACGCCCAACGCCCCTCTCAGGCTCTGGGTTAAGACTGTTGAACAGCAGACAACAATGGATCATTGATCGTTTGTTTCAGATATACCTCCCTGTAACGTGTTAAACCTTGTAAGTTAAGCAAAAATAGATGGACATTTTTaagatataatttatattttagcaGCTGTAATTAAAACCATTTTAAGAAGGCtactaaaataaactaaagtagTACTTTCATATTTACGGTAAAACACAAGGtacaaaaagtgttttatacCTACTACTGTAGAATATAGTAGAGAGGTAAATAAAACTcataaatgtttgcaaatattttcaggtAATTGCGTATCGTTTTTCTATGGCGTTTTTGAGTAAATGTGGAACATTCTGTGCATATGGACAAGTGATACGACACTGAAATGTGTTGATACTGCTACAGAATTCCTTTTATACGCGGAGGTACCCTTTAGTACATCAGTAGCAGTTAGATATGGTTACGGTGATACAAGCTTAGTAAaacaatgatatattttacCTGAGCCAGCTCACAATCTGTAGCTATGACTTCTTGTATCTGATCAGCTGTAATGTTCGGGACtacgatggtcttagtgatgcgcaaaccgggagcgatgtcagacaccaggtgagacaaaaTGGTCTCCGCCTTGTGCAGTTGTGAGATGGCCTCTTTCAGTCTCTTCCTAATGCTATTTACTAAAGTTTGTTGTGACATGTTCAATTCCCTAGCGTTATCACCAAAAGACTTCACTTCGCAGACAACAAAGCCATAGTTTCTATGAATGAGAagaacatcaaagtctccttgtCTGGTCTTTGAAGTAGCATTGGACATATTCTTGGGTAGGGGTAACTCGGCAGCCGCGGCAGCGTAACCAGGTTCACCCAGATAGTGCACGAAATCAAGATGACTTACTCCGAATAAAACCTCTCCTTTATGTTCAGCAAATTTCTGGAGACACAGAAGAACCCGCTGAAAGGCTGCATCATCTCTCACGTCACTGTCCTGAATAGAAGAAAAGGTGAAGAAGCAGGAGGAGATTCAGATGAAATAGTTGCCGGTTGGCCGGAGTGACCAGGCTGACCGGCCTGACCATGGGCTAGTTGAAGGACGAAGACATCCTGGCCACCAACCGACCGTCTGACCagcggcacgcggttgacgtagacaggaggcaggaagtaggcgcgtgacTCGAGGCCAGGGaaggcggcctcaacccactgaaGCCAGAAGTCCTGAGCTTGTTCTGAGATGGTTCCCTATGGCACATTCATTACGATATATTGTACACCTTTTATCCCCTTACTCGTTTTTACTTTTACTAGCTTTATCACActtaattttaagttttatcACACCAACTTCTAATTAACTTTGTTAAGAACAAGTAATGTTTGTTAACAGCCTAAAAGGACTAATGACTGTTTATCGATCATTTTAGCTCTATTTGTTCAGAttcaagtgtgtgtatgtgtgtgcgacATAAGGATGTTTAGGTCAACGACGAACAACATTTATGATGAtctaacattaaaataaacattatatttacTATTGGATAGTCACGTAGTAATGACGTACAGTTATGCAAAGTACTTAATAGTTCATTGTGATAGTAAACATCTATGATGTTCAAATATGTACGAAATCACCTAACTACGTATTTATCAAagtatatttcatttattaatcGACTCAGAGAGAGAATGTCGAAGTTGGGGTAGACTGAGCAGGTATTATTTGAATGACATTTGAATTGTTTTCATGATAGTATTGTTTCTTCTGCTTTGGAATCAGCCACTTAAAACAAAGAAGTGTACACGATTTtgttatataatattattgctAATATTTTAAAGACCTCGGCACCAGTCGTCTTGTTGATGAGTTTGACAGCAGCCTCGATCTGGGCTCGAAGACCTCGGatgtttagaatttttattCCTGGCACAGGCGATGGCTTAGGGTCAAACTGTACTTTAGCACCCGACTTTCTGTTGACCATTTGAAGTGGACGATGTTTTCCTGAGTTTTAAAAGCATACTGTTTactcaaatattttgttcttacaTCTGATATAAACATTCTTTCAGTGCTCGTCTCTTAGCGTTCCAACTCCAAAATGTTTCTATAAAGGATAATTAAGATTGGGTAAATCTGATCGTTTCAAATCTAGCAAAAGGAGTAATAGCAAGCAAATAGGCATAAAACACCGAACAACTACTAACAGTAAAAAATCGTATAAATAACCACCAGTAAGAAATATTACACGCAAGAACCTACTTACCAAAAGTTGTAGTTAACGTACTCTTCATAACGAAAGTTCGGAATCATTGATAACTTCATCTCCCACAAACATAAtgatacaaaaagtaaaaactcAATTTTTTACAGTCCTTTTACAGTTTGAATGACATAAATGTCATAAATTATATatgtttacagtaaaacctACCTCTACCGACAAGAAGGTCAGCCTGAGTGTTAGTCACAACATGCATGTAATCTTCCACAcgatcaccaccaccacgagaTTCCCGAAACGTCCATCATCATCTCCTCCTCTACGGTGCATGTCCTTTTGCTAGAGATTGAATGCAGGACATAAATTGCAGACTGTTAACCTATTGCCAGTCTGCATATTTTGCATATGACGCAGCTTCAAGCCCCAGACGTGTGGTAATCAAGTccgtaaacaaatatttcaatgtgACTTTTAAGGTATGTACTCAATGATACTAATGCTTTTATTCGAGCTTCAGCTTATCTCTTTCTGTCAGGATAGACAGATGTGTTTAAATTAAGGTCAGCATTGACTGATAGTTGGAAATTTATTATGTGTTTCGCCTTGATCAAATAAATGTAATACCcatgatgaaaaaaaacaatgactCGTAGTGCCAGCAATGGAGCGACCATTCTACTTACATCCTTctacacaaaattaaatgagCTGGAAGCTGGCAACCGGAAATTTTGTGAAGCTGCTTTACCACATCGACACCTAACCttcaaccctaaccctaaactcagtgtcatttatttttatagcattGTCCATATTTACTACTGTACTGTTTGTAAATTCCTCCTGTCTTCAAAGACTGCCTCCATTTATTTTGGAATAACACTCCGCTGCTAGTTTTCATAGATTTCAATTtgttcagatgatgatgatgatgatgattacggTAATAGGCCGTGCTCTCATGGTTTCACCTTTCGTGAAGCAGACCGCGGATGACCGGACATAGTTGACAGTGAGTTTCCTTCTACAGGAGGGAGTCTCTCCTGTAAAATCTGTCAGTTGAGCCTTTTTTAGGCGAGGAAATCCATCTCTATTCCCCGTCTTTCTGTTCTTTAACTGAAACTGCAAAACATCCGTACTAGCCATAATATTTAGttagcgtgtatgtgtgtgatgttaAAGTCAACTACACACCTGTGTTAGGTAACGGTCTCAACTTGGTCTTTAAGTCTCAGAATAAGCATGATCGTGTTTACGTCCAAAAGACTAGTAAATAtgctttaaacagttttttccaAACCCTGTTCCCTCTTTTGTACCTCTGCCATCAATCTTTCCTTAAACAATAACTAGGTGATCTGCAATTTACAGGACATAACAGCTAAGGCCTGGAGTTCTTATCGTGTGTATGTAAGTCACAGGGTCGATATGAGGTGTGGACGATGaacacaatcacaatcacaataACAATCACGCCGTCCATTTACAAATCACACCGTGAAGTTACCTAGAGAGTGTTGGTGCTGACAGAACGGAAGTTAGTACCTTGGAAGTTGTCTTCTAACCTCCTAGCTCCATATTGTGAATAAGTACAAGTCTATATTATTAATGCCCTGACGACACTAAGCAGACTTTCAACTCTGCACGTCAGTTactgacaggaaaacaaataatctCAGTCACTAAAAAGTAACTTTCACTTAACCTGCTTTATGTAGGAAATGTCACTCACCTTCCTTCATCTTCAGAAAACAACGTTTTCCTCACGACTTCTCCAAAATTAGCCTGACACTGACATGTAGTCGGGCAGTCGCCCTCCACGCCGCCATGTTTGTCTTATCACCGTACGCTGTGTGACACGACGGAAAAAAACACTTTACTTCGCTCACAAAACAACCTGCTATCGAGGTCGGCTAATTTTAGAGCTGTGTCGAAGGTAACTACTCACTGTGATCTGCTTACTTCTTGCGTCGAGCGAATCTACAACCTAAACTTCTGAGCTGCCGACAACGCCATTGAGCGTCGCGCGCACCACAGACGTCTGCTAGcgaggtcacaggtcagaggtcacatgTTGACGTGATCGTGTTTCGTGCTCCTGTACCTTGATTTACCAGAAACAGAAACGATTGATCGAACTGAGTTTGTCAGGAAGTATTAGGCAGTCAACAGATCCTTTCCGAggaaaagaaaggttaaaattGTCTCCTGCAGTCGTGACCTTGTATATTCCACCTTCAGTGTCACACAGAACGAAAGAAGTTTTTGTCAAACCTGTTTGGTGTCCGCAATGTTAGACTCGTTTAGTCTCTTGAGTATAAAAGCCAACAAAAACATGTATAAACAGCCTTACTCCATGTGAACATGTTAACATTAAATAACATGGGACAAATTTTATAATCTTGTAGCAAATGTGATTGTTAGGTCGTGGTTCGCATCCCGCTAGTGTCAGTGATCGCAAAACGACCTTGTCCACCACACTGATGATGgggacatttttttcaggaacgATATTT
Proteins encoded:
- the LOC112574900 gene encoding uncharacterized protein LOC112574900 — its product is MSNATSKTRQGDFDVLLIHRNYGFVVCEVKSFGDNARELNMSQQTLVNSIRKRLKEAISQLHKAETILSHLVSDIAPGLRITKTIVVPNITADQIQEVIATDCELAQDLCRCLGTTTDPADITGLCLCCDQLSDPKTPWDVSSHVLSEFGLWWQRRVAGAGPEKEMTLDLYKILVARFCGPATTVTVPCTSPPRVSVKTMDQAVWCTGECYTALITLFPEQVDLLNMAHPRLFMTGPPGTGKTVVLLLMAIEWLRWGHHVYVVSTWWRSRAACSMLHQLLQRIMNMHETPGKPHLLQYHFEDEKDVTRAVAELSQKAIGGKVYVIADEVVRGHMSATRLQTFCDDLLKQVPRLHLWAANCYDGHVPVGWPEEKLTRPLRSPPAVVREIKKSREITAENNVSKYSERGVPDHTDGPPVRRLYHQGAHHSSSWLGDCVTCGREVASFYKVFVLAMRETAHRLLAPTAPVQLHPVFSGERFWCYAGKLLVTTRVCWRDWRERVSLSG